One stretch of Roseibium sp. HPY-6 DNA includes these proteins:
- a CDS encoding amidase, protein MSETENLLTLSAPELRDRLADGGLSAVDLSKACIARIEAREDEVQAWTWFDAAAVLQEAERLDALKASGAPLGALHGLPVGVKDVIDTAGIPTENGCPVDAGRVPQEDAEVVRRLKEAGAIMFGKTVTTELAFLHPNKTRNPRNLQHTPGGSSSGSAAAVADRMVPLAIGTQTGGSVVRPASFCGVVGLKPSFNAIPRKGTLLQSHSLDTLGVFANDPAGAALLADVLSEVKMDRVPEAAKPPILGFVAPPGWDRADPALHAAFDRLRTALSDSVIPLSLPDAFDDAARLRAVINTGEMGHYFKDYLERGTNKLGSPTRATIEEGLKLPAVDYLAAKAFQDKMEALLEPLFERSDAILCPAALGPAPAGLSSTGDSIFNGLWTMAGTPAITLPLLETAGGLPMGVQLVGRKGDDASLLSIAHWMWSWARHNQ, encoded by the coding sequence ATGAGTGAAACTGAAAACCTGCTCACGCTCAGTGCGCCGGAACTGCGTGATCGGCTTGCCGATGGCGGTCTGTCCGCCGTTGATCTTTCAAAAGCCTGTATCGCACGGATCGAGGCGCGCGAGGATGAAGTGCAGGCCTGGACATGGTTCGATGCCGCGGCGGTCCTGCAGGAAGCGGAGCGTCTGGACGCACTCAAGGCAAGTGGAGCGCCGCTGGGTGCCCTTCACGGTTTACCCGTTGGCGTCAAGGACGTGATCGACACGGCAGGCATTCCAACCGAAAATGGATGTCCCGTCGACGCCGGCCGAGTGCCTCAGGAAGATGCGGAAGTGGTGAGACGGCTCAAGGAAGCCGGAGCCATCATGTTCGGTAAAACGGTCACGACCGAACTCGCTTTTCTGCACCCCAATAAAACAAGAAATCCGCGGAACCTGCAGCATACGCCCGGCGGATCCTCCTCGGGCTCAGCTGCGGCGGTGGCTGACAGAATGGTACCCTTGGCGATCGGTACGCAGACCGGCGGCTCCGTTGTACGCCCTGCCTCGTTTTGCGGTGTTGTCGGACTGAAGCCCAGCTTCAACGCAATCCCGCGAAAGGGGACACTGCTTCAGTCCCATTCACTCGACACGCTTGGTGTCTTTGCAAATGACCCGGCAGGGGCTGCGCTCTTGGCGGACGTCTTGAGCGAAGTAAAGATGGATCGAGTTCCAGAGGCTGCCAAGCCACCGATACTCGGCTTCGTGGCGCCCCCTGGTTGGGATCGGGCAGACCCGGCGCTTCATGCCGCATTTGACCGCTTACGCACGGCACTTTCTGATAGCGTCATCCCGCTATCGCTGCCGGACGCTTTCGATGATGCCGCACGTCTACGCGCCGTGATCAACACCGGCGAGATGGGGCATTATTTCAAGGATTATCTGGAGCGCGGTACCAATAAGCTCGGTTCACCGACACGGGCGACTATCGAGGAAGGCCTGAAGCTTCCAGCGGTCGACTATCTCGCAGCGAAAGCGTTCCAGGACAAGATGGAAGCGCTCCTCGAGCCACTCTTCGAGCGTAGCGATGCCATTCTATGTCCGGCAGCGCTCGGTCCGGCGCCCGCCGGATTGAGCTCAACGGGAGATTCGATTTTCAACGGGCTCTGGACCATGGCCGGCACTCCGGCAATCACGCTGCCTCTGCTTGAAACGGCGGGTGGATTGCCGATGGGCGTGCAGCTTGTCGGCCGAAAGGGCGACGATGCGAGCCTCCTCTCCATAGCGCATTGGATGTGGAGCTGGGCGCGGCACAATCAGTAA
- a CDS encoding PAS domain S-box protein has protein sequence MNNSEPLPKLPVAMTDDIVASSTDGIITIDPQGILTSCNPRAEKIFGLRAEEVVGKTVAEVFVPLPDLDAFTDCVLEAVHRPDLEHVAAISLERENTTLHLNVRAVLLNRRGTDERLGVLVMLADESERVELLKKTADRERERAATGRFIVAILTIFSLFTLLLEPIQKLARAKFYDLGPVVALLTLVIIAYFIDRWAAPNSKAFKLNLRPKPRDVIESILWSLGFCVAMTLGKLALLSTPQDDGQVAPLFAFLVLDDGTHVRSPGLFLAALSIYLVSVVFQQFAMRCAIQAPLQNFLTGVIGPAGWVANLVSTLLFAVLHAHLNPVVSLAVIAPSLLWGWLFMRSGSVVTPIISHAIIGVYAIFILGIFAGLDQI, from the coding sequence TTGAACAACTCTGAGCCTTTGCCCAAGCTTCCGGTCGCGATGACAGACGACATCGTTGCTTCTTCGACCGACGGCATCATCACTATTGATCCGCAGGGCATTCTGACGTCCTGCAACCCGCGCGCTGAAAAGATATTCGGGCTGCGTGCAGAAGAGGTCGTGGGAAAAACGGTTGCGGAAGTCTTCGTTCCCTTGCCGGATCTGGATGCTTTCACGGACTGCGTTCTGGAAGCGGTTCACCGGCCGGACCTGGAACACGTCGCCGCAATCAGCCTCGAACGCGAAAATACCACGCTGCATCTCAATGTTCGCGCCGTGTTGCTGAACCGGCGCGGTACGGATGAACGCCTTGGCGTCCTGGTCATGCTGGCTGATGAAAGTGAACGCGTTGAACTGTTGAAAAAGACTGCAGATCGCGAAAGGGAACGCGCGGCCACGGGGCGATTCATTGTCGCGATCCTGACGATCTTTAGTCTTTTCACATTGCTGCTTGAGCCCATTCAGAAACTGGCTCGTGCAAAATTCTACGATCTCGGACCGGTCGTGGCGTTGCTGACGCTGGTGATTATCGCCTATTTCATCGACCGGTGGGCAGCACCGAATTCAAAAGCCTTCAAGCTGAATCTCCGACCGAAACCGCGTGATGTGATCGAGAGCATCTTGTGGTCTCTTGGCTTCTGCGTCGCCATGACGCTCGGTAAGTTGGCATTGCTCAGCACACCGCAGGACGACGGCCAAGTAGCCCCGCTTTTTGCCTTTCTTGTTCTGGACGACGGAACACATGTCAGATCGCCCGGCCTCTTCCTGGCTGCGTTGTCGATCTATCTTGTCTCGGTGGTTTTTCAACAGTTCGCAATGCGGTGCGCCATCCAGGCCCCCTTGCAGAACTTCCTGACAGGCGTCATCGGACCTGCAGGCTGGGTAGCCAATCTGGTGTCAACGCTGCTTTTCGCGGTTCTGCATGCACACCTTAACCCCGTGGTCTCGCTTGCGGTGATTGCTCCCTCACTATTGTGGGGATGGCTCTTCATGCGGTCGGGAAGTGTCGTGACCCCTATCATCTCCCATGCGATCATAGGCGTCTATGCGATCTTCATTCTGGGGATTTTCGCAGGACTCGACCAGATCTGA
- a CDS encoding radical SAM protein, translating to MKPKRRPKVLIVNAYVDPWRSAAPMRLFIPRAMAPYYLAGRFSSSLVDIRVYDEVHHGAMLNPRHFGWPDLVIFTGLTAAFDRARQLSAYFRNANPSVCAVIGGPIARAFPKTCAGVFDHVCQDDVESLDELIEDTLGADYCADRPAPRFDLAGWSFGLGFVETTKNCNFSCSFCSLTGEGRAYKPYSSQEISEQLDAGGRRSMLMVLDNNFYGNNRADFERRVDLLGERWRRGDFRGWGALVTGDFFKSPKNLAKVSANGCKALFSGVESLDPEVLRNYNKRHSLSSDPRSLARLCAEHGVLFDYGMMLDFSRQTIDEVDSQIDAILDSIETPLPALLSLTIPIPGTPHFEETVRAGRLLPNLRLSDLDGQKLVEWPKEPLERVVPFLTDLLRFRGRKTALARHAIRHAWSNRHAFDHLQTAISMLGPLVRFGGGMRIGSVRQMQRTWQEPKRTFCAMSDPLSVAYRPSHRLDAKFAPDFEPLYLTDAEGHPTLDVEMHMSQSRGSEEFAAFVK from the coding sequence GTGAAACCAAAAAGACGCCCGAAAGTTCTGATCGTTAACGCCTATGTCGATCCTTGGCGCTCTGCCGCGCCCATGCGTCTTTTCATACCGCGAGCCATGGCGCCCTACTATCTCGCGGGCCGGTTTTCTTCATCGCTTGTCGACATTCGTGTTTATGACGAAGTTCACCATGGCGCCATGCTCAATCCCCGGCATTTCGGCTGGCCTGATCTTGTGATCTTTACCGGCCTCACCGCGGCTTTTGACCGGGCGCGGCAACTCTCGGCCTACTTCCGCAATGCGAACCCCAGCGTCTGCGCTGTCATTGGAGGCCCGATCGCCCGCGCCTTTCCCAAAACATGCGCCGGAGTTTTCGATCATGTCTGCCAGGATGACGTGGAGTCGCTCGACGAACTGATTGAGGATACCCTCGGCGCTGACTACTGCGCGGATCGCCCGGCGCCGCGGTTCGATCTGGCAGGATGGTCATTTGGCCTTGGATTTGTCGAGACGACGAAGAACTGCAATTTCAGTTGCTCCTTTTGCTCCCTGACGGGAGAAGGCCGAGCCTATAAGCCTTATTCCTCTCAAGAAATTTCAGAGCAACTGGACGCCGGGGGGCGCCGATCCATGTTGATGGTGCTCGACAATAATTTCTACGGCAACAACCGGGCTGATTTTGAACGCAGGGTTGATCTGTTGGGCGAAAGGTGGCGCCGGGGCGATTTTCGTGGCTGGGGCGCGTTGGTGACCGGCGATTTCTTCAAGAGCCCGAAGAACCTTGCAAAAGTCTCCGCGAACGGCTGCAAGGCGCTCTTTTCAGGCGTTGAATCCCTAGACCCGGAGGTATTACGAAACTACAACAAGCGCCACAGCCTCAGTTCCGACCCACGGTCCCTGGCACGTTTGTGCGCCGAACACGGCGTTCTTTTCGACTATGGAATGATGCTCGATTTCAGCCGGCAGACCATAGACGAGGTAGATAGCCAGATCGACGCGATCCTGGACAGCATCGAAACGCCGCTTCCTGCTCTCCTGTCCCTGACTATTCCAATCCCCGGGACGCCGCATTTTGAGGAAACGGTGCGGGCGGGCCGACTTTTGCCCAATCTGCGTCTGAGTGATCTCGACGGGCAAAAACTTGTCGAATGGCCAAAAGAGCCCCTGGAACGTGTCGTGCCGTTCCTTACCGACCTGCTGCGGTTTCGCGGCCGAAAGACTGCACTCGCCCGGCACGCGATCAGGCACGCCTGGTCTAACAGACACGCGTTCGACCACCTCCAGACAGCCATCAGCATGCTGGGTCCGTTGGTGCGTTTTGGTGGCGGCATGCGCATCGGCAGTGTTCGCCAGATGCAGCGCACCTGGCAGGAACCGAAGCGCACCTTTTGCGCCATGAGCGACCCGCTCAGCGTCGCTTATCGTCCGTCACACCGTCTGGACGCAAAATTTGCTCCGGACTTCGAGCCGCTTTACCTCACGGACGCCGAGGGGCATCCGACTTTGGATGTCGAGATGCATATGTCGCAATCCCGTGGATCTGAGGAATTTGCAGCTTTTGTAAAGTAA
- a CDS encoding SDR family oxidoreductase has protein sequence MSNTALITGASSGIGMEFARYHARKGGDLVIVARRKEPLDALKTELENAHGVNVTVIAQDVGSPAQAKELFEKVKADEIAVDVLINNAGFGGHGSFLDRDLAKDQAMIDLNISALVTLSHHFGNDMRTRGGGRMLHVSSTAGFMPGPHQAVYFATKAFVTSFSQAIDQEMRDYGITSTALCPGLVNTEFVATANLEGTGLAGQKGATPASVAKCGYDAMMKGELIAINEPRLSFLLNWLTPLMPRRQVLKMVEGMQKK, from the coding sequence ATGTCGAACACAGCCTTGATTACCGGTGCGTCCTCGGGCATCGGCATGGAGTTCGCTCGATATCATGCGCGAAAGGGCGGTGATCTGGTGATCGTCGCACGACGCAAAGAACCTCTCGATGCGCTGAAAACCGAGTTGGAAAATGCGCACGGAGTAAATGTGACCGTGATTGCACAGGATGTCGGTTCGCCGGCGCAGGCAAAAGAGTTGTTCGAAAAGGTCAAGGCGGACGAGATCGCTGTCGACGTTTTGATAAACAACGCGGGCTTTGGCGGACATGGCAGCTTTCTTGACCGGGATCTTGCGAAAGATCAGGCAATGATCGATCTGAATATTTCCGCGCTGGTCACGCTCTCTCATCATTTCGGCAATGACATGAGAACCAGGGGCGGCGGCAGGATGTTGCACGTGTCATCGACCGCCGGGTTTATGCCGGGCCCTCACCAGGCGGTTTATTTCGCAACCAAAGCCTTCGTGACGTCCTTCAGTCAGGCCATCGATCAGGAGATGCGGGACTACGGAATTACCTCCACCGCACTTTGTCCGGGACTGGTCAATACGGAATTTGTCGCCACAGCCAATCTGGAAGGCACGGGTCTTGCCGGGCAAAAGGGCGCTACGCCTGCCTCGGTCGCAAAATGCGGCTATGATGCGATGATGAAGGGCGAGCTGATCGCCATCAACGAGCCCCGGCTGTCGTTCCTGCTGAACTGGCTGACGCCGCTGATGCCGAGACGCCAGGTTCTGAAGATGGTGGAAGGCATGCAGAAAAAATAA
- a CDS encoding TetR family transcriptional regulator yields MIKAVTTRDKLINAARTLFWTRGYSNVSVRDITGAAGVDAALVSRYFGGKQGLFEATLAEIPPWEALAANPEDLLAKAAESFAHPFDPEADAANVFTMLIANVIDPEMGGTIRETVQQQLADPLAEKIGGAHAQDRAAALLAVLFGMALMRKNFQTKALAQKSPDALRTQIMRLGLAALET; encoded by the coding sequence ATGATCAAAGCGGTAACAACCAGAGACAAACTCATCAATGCGGCCAGAACGCTGTTCTGGACACGTGGCTACTCGAATGTTTCCGTGCGCGATATCACAGGGGCCGCAGGTGTCGACGCGGCCTTGGTCTCGCGCTACTTCGGCGGCAAGCAGGGACTCTTTGAGGCAACGCTTGCTGAAATCCCGCCCTGGGAAGCGCTGGCAGCAAATCCCGAAGACCTTTTGGCCAAAGCGGCGGAAAGCTTTGCCCACCCCTTCGATCCTGAGGCCGATGCTGCAAATGTCTTCACGATGCTGATCGCAAATGTCATCGACCCGGAAATGGGCGGGACGATACGCGAAACGGTGCAGCAACAGCTCGCAGATCCGCTTGCCGAAAAGATCGGCGGTGCGCACGCGCAAGACCGCGCGGCTGCGCTGCTAGCGGTATTGTTCGGAATGGCGCTGATGCGCAAGAATTTTCAGACCAAGGCCCTTGCACAGAAGTCGCCTGACGCTTTGCGCACTCAGATCATGCGTTTGGGGCTAGCCGCGTTGGAGACCTGA
- a CDS encoding flagellar motor protein MotA yields MAREFDPYSLSSPRAYLTFMIIFLVIVAFIAFILFPQISTAFLSNPGLNGLIVFVGAFGVLLLFGRVIRLFPEIAWVNSFRIGDPALDTRSPVLLAPMAALLGNKAGDMALTPTTARSILDSIGMRLEESREMSRYLTGLLVFLGLLGTFWGLLQTVSSVGATIQSLDVGSGDANVIFEDLKAGLEAPLSGMGTAFSSSLFGLTGSLILGFLDLQAGQAQNRFYNELEDWLSTVTDIDPEDGLFNAPDAPGVEQIQASIQSLQKSIEDGGSKNAAQAMANLAEGIQGLVKHVRSEQQMMRDWAEAQGEQQKRIEGLLTSISAAFERAKE; encoded by the coding sequence ATGGCCCGTGAATTCGACCCTTACAGCCTGTCCAGCCCGAGGGCTTACCTGACCTTCATGATCATCTTTCTGGTGATCGTTGCCTTCATCGCCTTCATCCTGTTCCCGCAGATCTCGACCGCCTTTTTGAGCAATCCCGGTCTCAACGGATTGATCGTCTTTGTCGGCGCATTTGGCGTTCTGTTGCTGTTCGGAAGGGTTATCCGGCTGTTTCCGGAAATCGCCTGGGTCAACAGTTTCCGCATCGGCGATCCGGCACTCGACACGCGCTCACCGGTTCTGCTGGCGCCGATGGCAGCGCTTCTCGGCAACAAGGCCGGGGACATGGCCCTGACGCCGACGACGGCAAGATCCATCCTCGATTCAATCGGCATGCGCCTTGAAGAATCGCGCGAGATGTCGCGCTACCTGACGGGTCTTCTCGTGTTTCTCGGGCTGCTCGGCACATTCTGGGGCCTGTTGCAGACGGTGAGTTCCGTTGGCGCGACGATCCAGTCGCTCGATGTCGGGTCAGGCGATGCCAATGTCATCTTCGAAGACCTGAAAGCAGGGCTCGAAGCCCCGCTCTCCGGCATGGGCACGGCGTTTTCCTCCTCCCTGTTCGGGCTGACGGGATCGCTCATTCTCGGCTTTCTCGACCTGCAGGCGGGCCAGGCCCAAAACAGGTTCTATAACGAACTCGAGGACTGGCTCTCCACTGTCACCGATATCGACCCGGAAGACGGGCTCTTTAATGCGCCGGATGCCCCAGGCGTCGAACAGATCCAGGCGTCGATCCAGTCACTGCAGAAAAGCATCGAGGATGGCGGCAGCAAGAACGCGGCTCAGGCCATGGCAAACCTTGCCGAAGGTATTCAGGGCCTGGTGAAACATGTGCGCTCCGAACAGCAGATGATGCGTGACTGGGCAGAAGCCCAGGGAGAGCAGCAGAAGCGGATTGAAGGTTTGCTGACGTCTATCTCGGCGGCCTTCGAGCGCGCAAAGGAGTAA
- a CDS encoding peptidoglycan -binding protein — MAAGLRARRRAQTTDYWPGFVDAMATLLLVIIFLLSIFMIAQFFLSQQLSGRDTVLNRLNAQISELTELLALERAASGELEDTILGLQASLSDAEAEQSRLLGLLDSSSGAADAAGGRAAQLENLLDDERQVSQEALAQVELLNQQIAALRRQIAAANAALEASEAKEEESQAKIASLGRRLNAALVQRVQELSRYRSDFFGRLREILSQRSDISVVGDRFVFQSEVLFDSGSEDINPAGEQELDKLADAIQELSAQIPDEINWVLRVDGHTDARPLSGAGRLRNNWELSAARAISVVRYLIEKGVDPKRLVAAGFGEFQPLEEGDSADILAKNRRIELKLTER; from the coding sequence ATGGCCGCAGGATTGCGCGCCCGCCGCCGCGCCCAGACAACGGATTACTGGCCCGGTTTCGTCGATGCGATGGCGACGCTCCTGCTCGTCATCATATTCCTCCTGTCGATTTTCATGATCGCGCAGTTCTTCTTGTCCCAGCAGCTGTCCGGGCGGGACACGGTGCTCAACCGGCTCAACGCTCAGATCAGCGAGTTGACGGAATTGCTGGCGCTGGAACGTGCTGCCTCCGGTGAGCTGGAAGACACGATCCTCGGGCTTCAGGCCAGCCTGTCCGATGCCGAAGCTGAGCAAAGCCGTCTGCTTGGTCTGCTTGACAGCAGCTCAGGTGCCGCCGATGCGGCTGGTGGCCGCGCGGCGCAATTGGAAAACCTTCTTGATGACGAACGTCAGGTCAGCCAGGAAGCGCTCGCGCAGGTCGAACTTCTCAACCAGCAGATAGCGGCACTGAGGCGCCAGATAGCCGCCGCGAATGCGGCCCTTGAAGCGTCCGAGGCAAAGGAAGAGGAAAGCCAGGCTAAAATTGCCAGCCTTGGCCGGCGCCTGAACGCGGCCCTCGTTCAGCGCGTGCAGGAACTCTCCCGCTACAGGTCCGACTTCTTTGGCCGTTTGCGTGAAATCCTCTCCCAGCGGTCCGACATCTCGGTTGTCGGCGACCGCTTCGTGTTCCAGTCCGAGGTTCTGTTCGATTCCGGTTCGGAGGACATCAATCCGGCAGGAGAACAGGAACTCGACAAACTTGCCGACGCCATTCAGGAGCTGAGCGCGCAGATCCCGGACGAGATCAACTGGGTCCTGCGCGTAGACGGCCATACCGACGCCAGGCCGCTGTCCGGCGCGGGCCGCTTGCGCAACAACTGGGAACTTTCCGCCGCCCGCGCGATTTCCGTGGTGCGCTATCTCATCGAGAAAGGCGTTGATCCGAAACGCCTTGTTGCCGCCGGTTTCGGCGAATTCCAGCCACTGGAAGAAGGCGACAGCGCGGATATCCTCGCCAAAAACCGCCGTATCGAGTTGAAGCTGACCGAGCGGTGA
- a CDS encoding LysR substrate-binding domain-containing protein, with the protein MGNLRQTLAKLPHLITFEAVCRSENFTRAAEALGITRVSVSRQIAELEEQLGVRLFHRNHRKVVLTQPGRILEAEVCPALHQIASALNNVSAVKGRTRLTVTTTSAFSTYWLMPRLVNFNNLHPDLELNLVVSDRKLDLAAEGVDVAIRYAQTPPPWDKVTRLMRERIFPVVSPKYVARTGLSSAQDLLSENLLHLSGIYRPGARWPNWFRRNGLHAPSEASGVVMNTYINMLQAAIAGQGIALAGYPLVDAYLADGSLLKLDGFLELDRDFFYLIDTTKNRTDARLFADWIVAETQTLSDGSS; encoded by the coding sequence ATGGGAAATTTGCGCCAAACTCTCGCAAAGTTGCCGCATCTCATTACGTTTGAAGCTGTTTGCAGAAGCGAAAACTTTACACGAGCGGCTGAAGCACTCGGCATCACCAGAGTGTCCGTTAGCCGGCAGATTGCCGAGCTGGAAGAGCAGCTTGGCGTCCGTCTGTTTCACAGAAACCATCGCAAGGTAGTGTTGACGCAACCCGGACGCATTCTGGAAGCCGAAGTCTGTCCGGCTCTCCATCAGATTGCCAGTGCTTTGAACAATGTGTCTGCCGTAAAGGGACGCACGCGGCTGACGGTCACGACGACGTCCGCCTTTTCCACTTACTGGCTCATGCCCCGTTTGGTGAATTTCAATAATCTTCATCCGGATCTTGAGCTCAATCTCGTTGTTTCCGATCGAAAACTCGATCTTGCCGCCGAGGGCGTCGATGTCGCGATCCGTTACGCCCAGACCCCACCGCCCTGGGACAAAGTCACGAGATTGATGCGCGAGCGGATCTTTCCTGTGGTCAGTCCCAAGTATGTGGCGCGCACCGGTCTAAGCTCAGCGCAAGATCTTCTAAGCGAAAATCTCCTGCACCTGTCCGGGATCTACCGCCCGGGTGCCCGGTGGCCAAACTGGTTTCGCCGCAACGGACTGCATGCGCCCTCCGAGGCAAGCGGTGTCGTGATGAACACTTACATCAACATGCTTCAGGCTGCGATCGCAGGGCAGGGTATCGCGCTTGCAGGCTATCCGCTCGTGGACGCCTATCTGGCGGACGGATCTCTCCTGAAACTTGATGGATTTCTGGAACTTGACCGGGATTTCTTCTACCTGATCGACACAACGAAGAACCGAACCGATGCCCGGCTGTTCGCGGACTGGATTGTTGCCGAGACACAAACACTGTCAGACGGCAGCTCTTAG
- the proX gene encoding glycine betaine/L-proline ABC transporter substrate-binding protein ProX, which produces MRQLSLLTLATALVCVSPAAAQDLPGKGVSVSPIKGSPANAWFQHMVVQLGLEALGYEVEETLEADFPAVHLAVASGDADYTFNHWKPLHNDFFDKSGGEAVMTRVNASITGAGQGYFIDKKTADAQGISDIGQLKDPAKSAIFDSDGDGRANLSGCNPGWGCELAIENHLDEYDLRNTVQHDQGSYFAIMADTITRYNEGGSILYYTWTPNWISDVLVPGTDVVQIGVPADGAFDAGFAVNDVYIVANNEFLEDNPAAAKFFELVEIPISAVNAAQVKLRDGENSLEDFRRHAEDWVAANQAEFDGWVQQAAEAN; this is translated from the coding sequence ATGAGACAGCTTTCGCTACTGACACTCGCAACTGCACTGGTGTGCGTCTCGCCGGCTGCGGCACAGGACCTGCCTGGTAAAGGCGTCTCGGTGTCGCCCATAAAAGGTTCGCCGGCAAATGCCTGGTTTCAGCATATGGTCGTGCAGCTGGGGCTCGAGGCACTGGGCTATGAGGTCGAGGAAACCCTGGAAGCAGACTTCCCCGCGGTTCACCTGGCCGTTGCGTCAGGGGATGCGGACTATACATTCAACCACTGGAAACCGCTCCACAACGACTTCTTCGACAAGTCCGGCGGCGAAGCCGTCATGACCCGTGTGAATGCGTCGATCACAGGCGCTGGTCAGGGCTACTTTATCGACAAGAAAACAGCAGACGCGCAAGGCATCAGCGACATCGGACAGCTCAAGGATCCCGCCAAAAGCGCCATTTTCGACAGCGACGGCGACGGGCGCGCAAACCTTTCAGGCTGCAATCCGGGTTGGGGATGCGAACTGGCAATCGAGAACCACCTCGATGAATATGATCTGCGTAACACTGTCCAGCATGATCAGGGCAGCTATTTCGCCATCATGGCGGACACGATCACGCGCTACAACGAGGGCGGCTCGATCCTCTACTACACCTGGACACCCAACTGGATCAGCGATGTTCTCGTCCCCGGGACCGACGTCGTACAGATTGGTGTGCCGGCCGACGGTGCGTTTGATGCCGGTTTTGCCGTAAACGACGTCTACATCGTCGCCAACAACGAGTTCCTGGAGGACAACCCCGCTGCGGCGAAGTTCTTCGAGCTCGTTGAGATCCCCATTTCTGCTGTGAATGCAGCACAGGTCAAACTGCGGGACGGCGAAAACTCCCTTGAGGATTTCCGCCGTCATGCCGAAGACTGGGTCGCTGCGAACCAGGCGGAATTCGACGGATGGGTGCAGCAAGCGGCCGAGGCGAACTGA
- a CDS encoding betaine/proline/choline family ABC transporter ATP-binding protein (Members of the family are the ATP-binding subunit of ABC transporters for substrates such as betaine, L-proline or other amino acids, choline, carnitine, etc. The substrate specificity is best determined from the substrate-binding subunit, rather than this subunit, as it interacts with the permease subunit and not with substrate directly.) — translation MSEAQIECRDLWKIYGKRSDEAMKAVLSEGLSKDEVRDRFGCVLGVRNASFSVSKGEIFCIMGLSGSGKSTLVRHVNRLIEPTSGEIHVAGMRVDTMAEAALRQLRAETIGMVFQHMALWPHRTLGENVGFGLEVRGVALPERRKSAEAALAAMELSGWIDHYPDQLSGGMQQRVGLARALAADPEILLMDEPFSALDPLIRRQLQDQFLNLSTHMDKTTLFITHDLDEAIRMGDHIAIMNDGEIVQIGTPEEIVTNPVDDYVADFVKGISRVSLVRAETIMEPMNGRAHTPKQVHTDAELGEIIDNFMDDQSPVTVVDPEKAPVGLITIKAALTALRG, via the coding sequence ATGAGCGAAGCGCAGATCGAATGCAGGGATTTGTGGAAGATCTACGGCAAACGCTCGGACGAGGCCATGAAAGCGGTTCTTTCCGAAGGTTTGTCCAAGGATGAGGTTCGCGACCGGTTTGGCTGCGTCCTCGGCGTGCGCAATGCGAGTTTTTCCGTCAGCAAAGGCGAAATCTTCTGCATCATGGGCCTGTCCGGGTCCGGCAAATCCACGCTGGTCCGTCACGTCAACAGACTGATCGAGCCGACTTCGGGCGAAATCCACGTCGCCGGAATGCGCGTCGACACGATGGCGGAAGCTGCCTTGCGCCAGTTGCGGGCCGAAACGATTGGAATGGTGTTCCAGCACATGGCCCTTTGGCCCCACAGGACCCTTGGCGAGAACGTCGGCTTTGGCCTCGAGGTGCGCGGTGTTGCTCTCCCGGAACGTCGAAAGTCAGCGGAGGCGGCGCTGGCGGCCATGGAGCTCAGCGGCTGGATCGACCACTATCCGGACCAGTTGTCAGGCGGTATGCAGCAGCGCGTCGGACTGGCGCGTGCGCTCGCGGCTGATCCTGAGATCCTTTTGATGGACGAACCGTTCTCTGCACTTGATCCGCTGATCCGGCGCCAGCTCCAGGACCAGTTTCTCAATCTGTCGACCCATATGGACAAGACGACACTGTTCATCACCCATGACCTCGATGAGGCAATCCGCATGGGAGACCATATCGCCATCATGAATGACGGCGAAATCGTCCAGATCGGCACTCCCGAAGAGATCGTCACGAACCCGGTCGACGACTACGTTGCGGATTTCGTTAAGGGCATAAGCCGCGTGAGTCTCGTGCGAGCGGAAACAATCATGGAGCCGATGAACGGCCGTGCACACACACCGAAACAGGTTCACACCGATGCGGAGCTCGGCGAGATTATCGACAACTTCATGGATGATCAGTCTCCGGTCACGGTTGTCGACCCGGAGAAAGCGCCTGTCGGGCTCATCACCATCAAGGCCGCGCTGACCGCGTTGCGGGGATAG